One window from the genome of Spirosoma rhododendri encodes:
- a CDS encoding PAS domain-containing sensor histidine kinase: MTAGQQPVNSSSDQLQQPDPTFALQAAGIGTWDLDITNQRVWWDERCKQLYGFDKDDVVPYDQVLSYMHSEDRSQVDTAVQWALNPKSEGYYDVRFRTIGAADGRLRWLHCRGRAFFNNQQIAYRFSGIAQDITELMLTRQEADESELKLQSVLNQAPAAIAISMLVGPDLIVTAPNQTFMDTVGKGNDIAGKSLRTLMPELESQPFLQLFDWIFASGESFHSVAQPVRIVQEGEEKNYFFNVAFSPLRNPQGEIYAILGLSFDVTQQVQDRQTIEDSEERYRLLSEQLEEQVQQRTEELAASNEELVAGNEEYAAINEELEEANSLLVRSNNNLQTFAYVASHDLQEPLRKIQQFGDLLKTRFVESVGGDELVYVERMQIAASRMSTLIKDLLDFSRITTRRNQEGVVQLSVVIEDVLSTLDVTVAETGAQIQVDALPDVLGDATQFRQLFQNLLSNALKFRRSDVPSHIRVTSRVLAADELPPTVKPTRRATDYYLITVADNGIGFDEKYLDRIFQVFQRLHGRSQYAGTGVGLAICEKVVTNHGGVITATSQPNQGATFMIYLPAHI; encoded by the coding sequence ATGACTGCTGGCCAACAGCCCGTCAATTCTTCGTCAGATCAACTGCAACAACCTGACCCCACCTTTGCCCTGCAAGCTGCTGGGATAGGTACCTGGGATCTGGATATTACTAACCAGCGAGTCTGGTGGGATGAGCGCTGTAAGCAGCTCTACGGCTTCGACAAAGACGATGTCGTGCCTTACGATCAGGTGCTTTCATATATGCATTCGGAAGACCGATCTCAAGTCGATACAGCCGTTCAATGGGCGCTAAATCCAAAATCCGAAGGATACTATGATGTTCGATTTCGGACCATTGGAGCCGCAGATGGACGTCTGCGATGGTTACACTGCCGGGGACGGGCTTTCTTTAATAACCAACAGATAGCCTACCGCTTTTCGGGCATTGCCCAGGATATTACTGAACTAATGCTGACCCGTCAGGAGGCAGATGAAAGCGAGCTAAAACTACAATCCGTACTTAATCAAGCTCCTGCCGCCATCGCCATTAGTATGCTGGTAGGCCCCGATTTAATCGTTACTGCGCCTAACCAAACCTTTATGGATACGGTGGGCAAGGGAAACGATATTGCTGGTAAGTCGCTACGAACACTCATGCCGGAGCTGGAAAGCCAGCCATTCCTGCAACTCTTCGACTGGATATTTGCGTCTGGCGAGTCCTTTCATAGCGTTGCTCAACCGGTGCGGATCGTTCAGGAAGGAGAGGAGAAAAATTACTTTTTCAACGTGGCGTTCTCCCCACTCCGCAACCCGCAGGGTGAAATATATGCGATTCTAGGCCTCTCTTTCGATGTCACTCAGCAGGTCCAGGATCGCCAGACGATCGAAGACAGCGAAGAACGCTACCGATTGCTATCAGAGCAACTGGAAGAGCAAGTCCAACAACGAACTGAAGAGTTAGCGGCTTCCAACGAAGAACTGGTTGCGGGCAACGAAGAATATGCGGCCATCAACGAAGAATTAGAAGAAGCAAACAGCTTGCTGGTTCGTTCCAATAATAATCTGCAAACATTCGCTTACGTGGCCAGCCACGACTTACAGGAGCCCCTGCGTAAAATTCAGCAGTTCGGTGATTTATTAAAAACGCGCTTTGTCGAATCAGTGGGTGGAGACGAGCTGGTTTACGTCGAGCGAATGCAGATAGCCGCTAGTCGGATGTCGACGTTGATAAAGGATTTGCTGGACTTTTCCCGGATTACCACTCGGCGCAATCAGGAGGGGGTGGTTCAACTAAGTGTTGTTATTGAGGATGTACTGTCTACACTCGACGTAACAGTCGCCGAGACGGGGGCCCAAATCCAGGTCGATGCGTTACCCGACGTGTTGGGTGATGCAACTCAGTTTCGGCAGTTATTCCAAAATTTGCTTAGTAACGCCCTCAAATTCCGCCGTTCAGATGTGCCTTCGCATATTCGTGTTACCAGTCGAGTACTAGCAGCCGATGAACTACCTCCGACCGTCAAGCCAACTCGCCGGGCAACCGACTATTATCTGATTACCGTAGCTGATAACGGTATCGGTTTCGATGAAAAATATTTAGACCGCATCTTCCAGGTCTTTCAGCGGCTGCACGGCCGGAGCCAGTATGCCGGTACGGGTGTAGGATTGGCCATCTGTGAAAAGGTCGTTACGAATCACGGGGGCGTAATCACGG